Within Wyeomyia smithii strain HCP4-BCI-WySm-NY-G18 chromosome 2, ASM2978416v1, whole genome shotgun sequence, the genomic segment TGTTTCTATGCTTCAAGGAGGATATCCTACTAACACAACAGGCAAACATACACACGCATACAGCCtaagaacatcaaaatcggatatttcGTTTTGTAAGAGAGGTCCGTTAGTATTTGGTGTCACATATATACAGacaacacacacacattcatacACACCAACGAATAtggctcagttcgtcgagctaaGTCGAAAAGTATACATCCCTCGGCCCTCCGGGCCTCGTGTTTATTTTACGATTTATTAACCATAACATAACAAAGGTTAAAAGTGaaccaaaattaaaaacaagtttTGCTCGATTTGCCAACTTATATAATGGAACCGACTTGTCATTAGCGACGTCATAGCGCACTTTTCGGAACAAAGTTGAttattagattttgttttgaacAATGTCGTATGGTTTAATTTTGAAAGCAGTTCGAAACTGAAGATGAAAAATTGTCTCTGTTTTGTGAGAATTCAGCAAAAACCGACCGGAAAAAAGTTGTATAGCAACAAACTAAAATATAACCTAGCATATTTATAAATCAGAACTCAAACTGTATTCTTGAACTAATCGCAGAAGATTATCGATTTCACTGCAACGAAAGTGATACAAACATTGGTAAATAATCTTCCAAAAAGAGTTATATAAACTTCGGCTTTCCAATCGAATCTCGAAAGTTTTGTCGATATTTAAATATCTATTGGAGTCAGAATATCCGGAATAAGGCGGCCAAATCATCTTGGAGCTAACATGGTTTGGCGTACTACAAACAAAAAGACAATCTGCTAATAAATGTTATTCAACAATATTATAAGGTCAACTTACCCAAACTTTATAAAATTAGCTACCAGTTGCACGGTTTTTTCATGTATCATCCACTCATCCTTAAATAAACTCCTGTTCGCGAATGCTTCTCGCCAATTGTGTGGAGTAAAAATGTAACCTAATTCATCACCGTGAATTGCTCCATAATGTTTTGTTCCAGTTATCACGTTTTGAAATTCTCGTTTAAAACGCCCAAATTTCCCATCAAAttgaaaccgaaaaaaaaaagttctatcGGTTACCCACCTAGAATATTCGTCTAACAACAATTTATTTGGGAAGAACCAATTAGCTGTGTTTGACAACTCCTGGTAAAATACATCTCGATTCAACTCAACTCTTCGACTTTCAGCTAGTTCAGCAGCTCTGTCAACAACATCCTCAATGTACTGTTTTAGACTTTCGTTTTGATTATTCGGATAGTTTTCTCCCATCCAGTAGTCATGTACATAGCTCAGAAAAAGTTCAAATTCCTCCGACGATTGGCCAAATAACAAGGGTACAGCATTTATCGGTTTCTTACGGACTTGATCCTGTGGTGATTCAGTAAAAAACGCACCGGGACTATCTTGTTCTGCACTCGGAACACAAAATGCATAGTTCACAGTTGCAAAATGGTATACAATATCTTTATCCCAAAACTTTGTGAAATTAATCTGTTTTAGCTCACTgaaagaggttatgtttaaatcTCTGAAATACTGGAACGAATAGTTATCGGCATCATATAAAAATGCCCAAGGAGCCAGCATTGATCCACCTAGTGCAAATGCTTGCTGAAATAAACCTTTGGAGCTACTGGAATACAGATGATATGTTACTGACGCCGCTCCTGCACTATGACCCATGAGTGTCACTTTGGCTGGATCTCCATAAAAACTTTTAATGTATAGCTGAACCCATTGGAGTGCTACTCGTTGATCTTTTAATCCAAAGTTTCCAGTAACATTGAATTGGCTAGAACGCAAAAAACCCAGTGGATCCAAACGGTATTGTACACTTACTACTATGATATCCTGAAATATACCACACA encodes:
- the LOC129722677 gene encoding esterase B1-like, which codes for MTVRVILVLLLSVCNFFAPLTASTLRSCVVAFSDHDDGSGVLKQTFNGVPYCKFLGIRYARAPIGELRFENPVLLQPEGRQIFDRLGNICPQVDDLNQATKVLGDEDCLFLDVYSPIQKDSDNTREHPVLVFIHGGSFAVGSSTSDIHGVDLLIEHDIIVVSVQYRLDPLGFLRSSQFNVTGNFGLKDQRVALQWVQLYIKSFYGDPAKVTLMGHSAGAASVTYHLYSSSSKGLFQQAFALGGSMLAPWAFLYDADNYSFQYFRDLNITSFSELKQINFTKFWDKDIVYHFATVNYAFCVPSAEQDSPGAFFTESPQDQVRKKPINAVPLLFGQSSEEFELFLSYVHDYWMGENYPNNQNESLKQYIEDVVDRAAELAESRRVELNRDVFYQELSNTANWFFPNKLLLDEYSRWVTDRTFFFRFQFDGKFGRFKREFQNVITGTKHYGAIHGDELGYIFTPHNWREAFANRSLFKDEWMIHEKTVQLVANFIKFGTPNHVSSKMIWPPYSGYSDSNRYLNIDKTFEIRLESRSLYNSFWKIIYQCLYHFRCSEIDNLLRLVQEYSLSSDL